Proteins found in one Paenibacillus wynnii genomic segment:
- a CDS encoding Crp/Fnr family transcriptional regulator, translating into MTEHSCQFSKEPCTRKVPIFTSLSDEDLAKVSAMIKHKKYSKGQALILEEQPSDTLYIIKQGQVKLLKVTPQGKEQILHILSTGDFFGELNIFNSDEVSNFSAYALKNTDICLLTKADMEQLIEENPDISLKLLKTITKRLAHTENLAQSLATKDPEIRIAYMILELGYKYGKPGNEQIHVRLPLSREEMANYVGVTRETISRKFSKFEQLGIIEINGTRELTICDMSKLTAYVE; encoded by the coding sequence ATGACAGAACATTCCTGCCAATTCTCTAAGGAGCCCTGTACACGCAAAGTTCCAATCTTTACTTCGTTATCTGATGAGGACCTTGCAAAGGTCAGCGCCATGATCAAACACAAAAAGTACAGTAAGGGACAAGCTTTAATCTTAGAGGAGCAGCCTTCAGATACGTTGTATATCATTAAACAAGGACAAGTTAAACTCTTAAAAGTTACGCCGCAGGGAAAGGAACAAATTCTGCATATACTCTCGACGGGCGATTTCTTCGGTGAGCTTAACATCTTTAACAGTGATGAAGTGAGTAATTTCAGTGCCTATGCACTGAAAAACACGGATATATGTCTGCTTACCAAAGCAGATATGGAACAGCTAATCGAGGAAAACCCGGATATCTCACTCAAACTACTTAAAACTATTACCAAAAGATTAGCTCACACTGAAAATTTGGCTCAAAGCCTTGCTACAAAAGATCCTGAAATCCGAATTGCTTATATGATTTTGGAACTTGGGTACAAATATGGAAAGCCAGGCAACGAGCAGATTCATGTGAGACTTCCCCTTTCACGTGAGGAAATGGCAAATTACGTGGGTGTCACACGGGAAACTATCAGTCGAAAATTTAGTAAATTTGAGCAACTAGGCATCATTGAGATCAACGGTACGCGGGAACTCACCATCTGCGATATGTCTAAATTGACTGCATATGTCGAATAA
- the ruvA gene encoding Holliday junction branch migration protein RuvA, whose protein sequence is MIDFLRGPVVHLESEYVVLDVQGVGYRVFCPNPYAFAKVDGPVTIFIHYQTREDATLLFGFPTREEQRLFRKLIEVSGIGPRVALGILTGGTPDQLISAIYQENITFLIKLPGIGKKTAQRMILDLKDKLEGLGNIPIQTGLFAVNQDTEDGVLPWQEARDGLKALGYTESELDRAWLSLKQEGAESETVDVLMKRALKLLYVAR, encoded by the coding sequence ATGATAGATTTCTTAAGAGGTCCCGTTGTTCATTTAGAGTCGGAATATGTGGTATTGGATGTTCAGGGCGTAGGATACCGGGTATTTTGCCCGAATCCGTATGCTTTTGCCAAGGTCGATGGACCTGTAACGATCTTTATCCATTACCAGACACGTGAAGATGCCACGCTTCTATTTGGGTTTCCTACCCGGGAGGAGCAAAGATTGTTCCGCAAGCTGATAGAGGTGTCGGGGATCGGCCCACGCGTGGCTTTGGGGATATTGACGGGGGGAACTCCGGATCAACTGATATCTGCTATTTATCAAGAGAACATAACTTTCCTGATTAAGCTGCCGGGGATCGGCAAGAAAACGGCACAGCGGATGATTCTGGATTTGAAGGACAAGCTGGAGGGTCTGGGGAACATCCCTATACAGACAGGTCTGTTTGCTGTGAATCAGGACACGGAAGACGGTGTTCTGCCTTGGCAGGAGGCCAGAGACGGGTTGAAGGCGCTCGGTTATACAGAAAGTGAGCTGGATCGTGCATGGCTCTCCTTGAAGCAAGAGGGAGCAGAGTCGGAAACGGTTGACGTGCTGATGAAAAGAGCGCTTAAGCTTCTGTATGTAGCTAGATAG
- the ruvB gene encoding Holliday junction branch migration DNA helicase RuvB: MDDRIISANLMMEEQAVEFSLRPRYLGEYIGQNQVKENLKIYIEAAKMRSEALDHVLLYGPPGLGKTTLANIIANELGVSLRTTSGPAIERPGDLAALLTNLQEGDVLFIDEIHRLHRTVEEVLYPAMEDFALDIMIGKGPSARSMRLDLPPFTLIGATTRAGMLSAPLRDRFGVVSRLELYSIDELSYIVSRNADLLGIEILGDAADEVALRSRGTPRIANRLLKRVRDFAQVRGDGIITPEIASEALKLLQVDPLGLDSIDHKMLRSMITGFRGGPVGLDTIAATIGEESQTIEDVYEPYLLQIGFMQRTPRGRIVTPAAYQHLGLSLPPEQT; encoded by the coding sequence ATGGATGACCGGATCATATCCGCAAATTTAATGATGGAAGAGCAGGCGGTTGAGTTTAGCTTGCGTCCTCGTTATCTGGGTGAGTATATCGGACAGAACCAGGTCAAAGAAAACCTGAAAATATATATAGAAGCTGCAAAAATGAGAAGTGAAGCTTTGGATCATGTACTTCTCTATGGACCTCCGGGCCTTGGGAAAACGACTTTGGCTAATATTATCGCCAATGAACTGGGTGTCAGCCTGCGCACAACATCGGGTCCTGCTATAGAACGCCCAGGTGACTTGGCTGCACTTCTGACCAATCTGCAAGAGGGCGATGTGTTATTCATCGATGAGATCCATCGTCTGCACCGAACTGTGGAAGAGGTACTGTATCCGGCTATGGAGGATTTTGCACTTGATATCATGATTGGTAAGGGACCAAGCGCCCGCTCCATGCGCCTGGATTTACCGCCCTTTACCCTAATCGGTGCAACAACCCGTGCAGGAATGTTGTCAGCACCGCTACGCGACCGTTTCGGGGTTGTAAGTCGTCTAGAGTTGTATTCAATAGATGAATTAAGTTATATCGTCTCGCGCAATGCCGATCTATTGGGCATTGAGATTCTTGGTGATGCCGCCGACGAGGTGGCCTTACGCTCAAGGGGAACTCCGCGGATAGCGAATCGTTTGCTGAAGAGGGTCCGGGACTTTGCACAGGTCCGGGGCGATGGAATCATTACACCTGAGATTGCCAGTGAGGCCTTAAAGTTGCTTCAAGTCGATCCTCTTGGACTCGACAGCATTGACCACAAGATGCTGCGCTCTATGATTACAGGCTTTCGTGGAGGCCCTGTAGGGCTTGATACAATAGCCGCCACTATAGGCGAAGAGAGCCAAACGATTGAAGATGTATATGAGCCTTATTTATTACAGATTGGGTTCATGCAAAGAACACCGCGCGGAAGAATTGTTACACCAGCAGCCTATCAACACTTGGGCCTATCGCTCCCTCCGGAGCAGACCTGA
- a CDS encoding NAD(P)/FAD-dependent oxidoreductase, producing the protein MEEKHYVIVGSGVAAVHAAKAIRDHDGEASISIYGEESNLPYNRIKLSKGLFTDLHSDKVLIKKEKWYLENRIKVQSGTSITDIDPDKRVATTGDGQNVPYYKLLLCTGAANRKLNMDGASLRNVHNIRDMTDADKLKSELQSGNRICIIGGGVQGVETAWSFIEAGYHVTIVEAAPRLMSRQLDEQASTLLTQRIIGLGADVRLGQGVKCIRGTDSVQGVELEDSTILPCEHVVYSIGIIPNTDLARKASIHVQSGILVNENMETSTAHVYAAGDAAEYLGKVEGLWGGAIEQGKIAGTNMTGTPVAYQRSVPVTLFNAFETPLFSIGMVDEEQCDNSLTHLVGELYTRIFIKDDSIVGVISFEGAAASLSYKTAIEQRITLDGIDLAHSTIKEIIGEVMKRSQK; encoded by the coding sequence ATGGAAGAGAAACATTACGTTATTGTTGGTAGCGGAGTAGCCGCTGTACATGCAGCCAAAGCAATCAGAGATCATGACGGGGAAGCATCCATCTCCATTTATGGAGAAGAATCCAACCTGCCTTATAACCGGATTAAACTCTCCAAGGGATTATTCACGGACCTGCACAGCGATAAAGTGTTAATTAAGAAAGAAAAGTGGTATCTGGAAAATCGGATCAAAGTCCAAAGCGGTACATCCATCACTGATATTGATCCAGATAAAAGAGTTGCAACTACCGGGGATGGGCAGAACGTTCCCTATTATAAGCTCCTTCTGTGTACAGGGGCCGCAAACCGGAAATTGAACATGGATGGAGCATCCTTGCGCAATGTCCATAACATTCGCGATATGACGGATGCTGACAAGCTTAAGTCAGAACTGCAAAGTGGTAACCGCATCTGTATTATTGGCGGAGGCGTTCAGGGTGTGGAGACCGCATGGTCCTTTATAGAAGCAGGCTATCACGTAACCATTGTAGAAGCTGCCCCGCGTCTTATGAGCAGACAACTGGATGAACAAGCCTCAACACTTCTGACACAAAGAATTATCGGTCTAGGAGCTGACGTAAGACTCGGCCAGGGAGTTAAATGTATCAGGGGAACAGACAGCGTGCAGGGAGTTGAGCTTGAAGACAGCACTATACTACCTTGTGAGCATGTCGTATACTCGATCGGAATCATACCGAATACAGACCTTGCCCGTAAGGCGAGTATTCATGTACAGTCAGGCATCCTTGTGAATGAGAACATGGAGACTAGTACGGCCCATGTGTATGCTGCAGGTGACGCAGCCGAGTATCTCGGCAAAGTGGAAGGCCTGTGGGGAGGAGCAATCGAACAAGGGAAAATAGCCGGTACCAATATGACAGGTACCCCGGTTGCTTACCAGAGGTCTGTACCCGTTACTTTATTCAACGCCTTTGAGACACCCCTATTTTCCATTGGTATGGTTGATGAGGAGCAATGTGATAATAGCTTGACCCATTTAGTTGGAGAGCTTTACACTCGTATTTTTATAAAAGATGATTCCATTGTAGGAGTCATTTCATTTGAAGGTGCTGCTGCTTCCCTCTCTTATAAGACAGCGATTGAGCAGAGAATAACACTTGATGGTATTGATCTTGCTCACAGCACAATTAAGGAAATTATTGGCGAGGTCATGAAACGATCACAGAAATAA
- the fabV gene encoding enoyl-ACP reductase FabV — translation MIIHPKTRSFICTTAHPEGCAKQIEKQIDYINAQKKFNGPTNVLVIGASTGYGLASRIAAAFGAGANTLGVFFDRAAEGARTATAGWYNTAAFEAKAKQNGLKSFSIVGDAFSDSIKAKTIELIKAEFGQVDLVVYSLASPRRTHPVTGEIFSSVIKPIGPTYTNKTLNFHSGEVSFTSIEPATDEEIRQTTAVMGGEDWRMWIEQLSEAGVIAKGATTVAYSYVGPEVTQPVYREGTIGKAKNDLENTAIQLNDLLQSQGGRAFVSVNKALVTQSSSAIPVVPLYISALYKVMKEKELHENCIEQMYRLFSERLYGEGTVEVDEKGLIRIDDWEMREDVQAEVMKRWLDLDTDNVNDLADLTGYQQDFYNLFGFRTEGIDYEADVDQNVDIPNLY, via the coding sequence ATGATTATTCATCCAAAAACACGCAGCTTTATATGCACAACAGCTCATCCGGAGGGATGCGCAAAGCAAATCGAGAAACAAATTGATTACATAAATGCTCAAAAAAAGTTTAACGGCCCCACTAATGTACTAGTCATCGGTGCTTCAACCGGGTACGGACTTGCTTCACGTATTGCTGCCGCCTTTGGTGCAGGTGCCAACACCCTGGGAGTTTTCTTTGACAGAGCAGCAGAAGGTGCGCGTACCGCAACTGCAGGCTGGTACAATACCGCGGCATTTGAAGCAAAAGCTAAACAAAACGGGCTTAAATCCTTCAGTATTGTCGGAGATGCCTTCTCGGACAGCATTAAAGCCAAAACCATAGAACTCATTAAGGCAGAATTCGGCCAAGTTGATTTAGTAGTATACAGCCTTGCTTCCCCACGCCGGACACACCCGGTTACAGGAGAAATTTTTTCTTCTGTTATTAAGCCTATTGGACCTACTTATACGAATAAAACCTTGAACTTCCACAGCGGAGAAGTATCGTTTACCAGTATCGAACCCGCTACTGATGAAGAAATCCGTCAAACCACCGCAGTCATGGGGGGCGAAGATTGGAGAATGTGGATAGAGCAGCTGTCTGAGGCGGGCGTCATTGCCAAAGGAGCTACAACTGTCGCTTACTCTTATGTTGGGCCTGAGGTTACACAACCCGTTTATCGCGAAGGAACTATCGGCAAAGCCAAAAATGATCTTGAAAATACGGCTATACAATTGAATGATCTTCTTCAATCACAAGGCGGACGTGCCTTTGTTTCGGTCAATAAAGCATTGGTAACTCAATCGAGTTCGGCTATTCCTGTCGTTCCGCTGTATATTTCCGCACTTTACAAAGTAATGAAGGAAAAAGAACTGCATGAGAACTGCATCGAACAAATGTATCGTCTATTCTCCGAACGTTTATATGGGGAAGGTACCGTTGAAGTGGATGAGAAAGGCCTTATTCGGATTGATGACTGGGAAATGCGCGAAGATGTTCAGGCAGAGGTAATGAAACGTTGGCTCGATCTGGATACAGACAATGTTAATGATCTAGCGGATCTTACAGGTTACCAGCAAGACTTTTATAATCTGTTCGGTTTTCGAACCGAAGGTATAGATTATGAGGCAGATGTAGATCAAAATGTTGACATTCCGAACCTGTACTAA
- a CDS encoding FprA family A-type flavoprotein, translating to MKPGFKLAKDIYWVGKIDEREVPFHRLLLTKGTTYNSYLLKTGKPTVIDTVDMEFGREFAEQLSELIDPLDIQYIVINHTEPDHSGGLAALAGKATNATIVCTEIAVPEIQQMYKLQHRNYLVVKDGDQLDIGGKTLLFKETPYLHTEETMITYCIEDKILFPCDIFSTHIAVEKLFADEAGFDITEDFKGYYQAIIHPHRRYVRTLMEAIKDLEIDMIAPSHGFAIRQDIPKFINLYAELSSETTVGKKVSIVYTTIKNSTKKMAHILQDSFLENNIEVELWDADKSDEADILKSIAAADAVFIGSSTKYADMTGNLESILLKLKDLNLEGKLAAAFGSYGWSGEAIEVVQDYLNGTNMAVQSTSHVIKTTGMTHVEFPIRIRFSPKEKEKISKIKNAAEFVSDLLLSAI from the coding sequence ATGAAACCAGGATTTAAACTAGCAAAAGATATTTATTGGGTGGGTAAAATCGATGAACGCGAGGTTCCCTTTCACCGCCTGCTCTTAACAAAAGGTACCACTTACAACTCGTATTTGCTCAAAACCGGCAAGCCGACCGTCATAGATACAGTAGATATGGAATTCGGAAGAGAATTCGCAGAACAACTGTCTGAGTTAATAGATCCCCTCGATATTCAGTACATTGTAATCAATCATACAGAACCTGACCACTCGGGCGGATTGGCGGCACTCGCTGGTAAAGCTACTAACGCTACCATCGTCTGCACGGAGATCGCCGTACCCGAAATTCAGCAGATGTATAAGCTGCAGCATCGCAACTATCTCGTGGTTAAAGACGGAGACCAGCTGGATATCGGCGGGAAAACCCTCCTGTTCAAAGAGACTCCCTACCTTCATACAGAAGAGACGATGATTACCTACTGTATAGAGGATAAAATATTATTTCCCTGCGATATTTTCAGCACGCATATTGCCGTGGAGAAGCTTTTTGCCGATGAGGCTGGGTTTGATATTACCGAGGATTTCAAAGGCTATTATCAGGCCATTATCCACCCGCACAGAAGGTATGTACGGACATTGATGGAAGCGATCAAGGATTTGGAGATTGACATGATTGCCCCTTCACACGGATTTGCGATCCGACAAGACATTCCTAAATTCATTAACTTATATGCAGAACTTAGCTCCGAGACGACAGTAGGCAAGAAAGTCTCTATTGTCTATACAACTATTAAGAATAGCACTAAAAAAATGGCCCACATCCTGCAGGATTCTTTCTTGGAAAACAATATTGAGGTCGAACTGTGGGACGCAGACAAATCCGATGAAGCCGATATTCTAAAAAGTATTGCAGCGGCTGACGCTGTCTTTATCGGAAGTTCAACCAAGTATGCGGATATGACCGGGAATTTGGAAAGTATTTTGCTTAAACTTAAGGATTTGAATTTGGAAGGTAAGTTAGCCGCAGCATTCGGTTCCTATGGTTGGAGTGGAGAAGCTATTGAAGTAGTGCAGGATTACTTAAACGGAACGAACATGGCCGTACAAAGCACTTCACACGTTATCAAAACAACCGGAATGACCCATGTTGAATTCCCGATCCGTATCCGTTTCTCCCCTAAAGAGAAAGAAAAAATCTCCAAAATCAAAAACGCCGCCGAGTTCGTCTCGGACCTGCTTCTTAGCGCGATCTAA
- a CDS encoding SpoIID/LytB domain-containing protein gives MNHSKRGWRTLLSPTCKGLLAATLVMGSLMLPVGYSHADSNLTIRVALFADIGSKYKSTVPVISLQSNQPWSVLSKEGSPLVTMPVKSIARFSYDSFRVKVLETPLWREAADAAKKLQATSDKPLLFAASKNGGNLYQLYTGMYASENAAKDAATRVGKSGITIPAGQIPTVKGSKHLSAGIYTTQQEADTVVGSIAAVGFDAWTVIVPTVDGVKYEVWIGEAANDSELSALQALVSQSLPQLTLTPSAVASSGLILRTDAGQDWTNEGQTSHYMITGNGTKFTAVGNDAGIQLTERSKRTYRGNFELSGLNGSLAVINEVPLEKYLYAVVGGEVSSGWAVEALKAQAVAARSYARSQGNRFDVANVVDTTLSQVYNGIGAEAPVITKAVDATAGEVLMSGGKIVEAVFSSNSGGYTADPSEVWGNGGVMFGSVASPTDISATATSKNWYNVMLPNGTVGYAREDNVKLTGARTSAGLEILTASTQGVNIRPLPIIQSEVSPVGKLNPGENAVVLNKVIESGSYSWIKGPYTSAELLKSLQGVTSSSLPSSIISLQVTQRGPSGRAVQVKANGEILKMKYPDLFRSSLNGLPSTLFDIVPSSSYTVLGADGATGTVTSSQSAGVLSASGKVTVNGSGTVIMGGDSTARVINSNPGFLFIGRGYGHGLGMSQWGVKGMADSGYDYKQILQHYYRNVTIVKE, from the coding sequence ATGAATCATTCAAAGCGGGGATGGAGAACTTTGCTATCTCCAACCTGCAAAGGATTATTAGCAGCAACACTGGTTATGGGAAGCTTGATGCTCCCTGTTGGTTATAGTCATGCCGATTCTAATCTTACGATACGTGTCGCCCTTTTTGCTGACATTGGAAGCAAATATAAATCTACCGTTCCGGTAATTTCCTTACAATCCAATCAGCCGTGGAGTGTGCTCTCCAAAGAGGGCTCCCCGTTGGTCACCATGCCGGTTAAGAGCATAGCTCGCTTCAGTTATGACAGCTTCCGGGTAAAGGTGCTTGAAACTCCCCTATGGAGGGAAGCGGCTGATGCGGCCAAAAAACTTCAAGCAACCTCTGACAAGCCGTTGTTATTCGCTGCATCCAAAAATGGCGGCAACCTGTACCAGTTATACACAGGGATGTATGCCAGCGAAAACGCAGCAAAGGATGCGGCAACCCGGGTAGGGAAGTCAGGAATAACTATTCCTGCAGGTCAAATCCCTACGGTAAAAGGAAGTAAGCATCTTAGTGCAGGTATCTATACAACCCAGCAAGAGGCAGATACTGTAGTGGGCAGTATTGCAGCGGTGGGCTTTGATGCCTGGACTGTTATTGTACCGACTGTCGATGGTGTGAAATATGAAGTTTGGATCGGGGAAGCCGCAAATGACAGTGAACTGTCAGCCCTACAGGCTCTAGTATCTCAATCCTTGCCACAGCTTACTTTGACACCCAGCGCAGTGGCTTCAAGCGGGTTAATTCTACGAACGGATGCCGGTCAGGATTGGACAAATGAGGGACAAACTTCCCATTATATGATAACTGGTAACGGAACTAAATTCACTGCAGTTGGCAATGACGCCGGGATTCAGCTTACGGAAAGGTCGAAACGAACGTACCGGGGGAATTTTGAACTTAGCGGATTAAACGGTTCATTGGCTGTTATCAATGAAGTTCCTTTGGAGAAGTATTTGTATGCGGTTGTCGGCGGAGAGGTATCATCCGGTTGGGCGGTTGAGGCGCTTAAAGCTCAGGCTGTAGCTGCTCGCAGCTATGCGCGATCTCAAGGAAACCGGTTCGATGTAGCGAACGTGGTCGACACAACCTTAAGTCAGGTATATAACGGCATAGGTGCCGAGGCTCCAGTAATTACCAAAGCGGTTGATGCCACTGCCGGTGAAGTGTTAATGAGCGGGGGCAAGATTGTGGAGGCGGTATTCTCCTCTAATAGCGGAGGATATACGGCTGACCCTTCAGAAGTGTGGGGGAATGGCGGGGTTATGTTCGGAAGTGTGGCAAGCCCTACAGATATTTCAGCGACTGCCACCTCGAAGAATTGGTATAATGTAATGCTGCCTAACGGCACCGTTGGATATGCGCGTGAAGATAACGTTAAATTAACAGGGGCTAGAACCTCAGCAGGACTAGAAATACTCACAGCCTCAACCCAAGGTGTGAACATACGCCCTCTTCCTATCATCCAGAGTGAAGTAAGTCCTGTTGGTAAGCTAAACCCGGGAGAGAATGCAGTTGTACTAAATAAGGTGATTGAGTCTGGCAGCTACAGCTGGATTAAAGGGCCTTATACTTCAGCAGAGCTGCTGAAGAGTCTGCAAGGTGTAACGAGCAGTTCGTTACCTTCTTCTATAATCAGCTTACAGGTAACTCAACGGGGACCTTCGGGAAGAGCTGTTCAAGTTAAAGCTAATGGAGAAATTCTGAAGATGAAATACCCAGATTTATTCCGATCGAGTCTTAATGGATTGCCGAGTACATTGTTTGATATTGTACCCTCCTCCAGTTATACTGTATTAGGCGCTGACGGTGCTACTGGAACAGTTACCAGTTCTCAGAGTGCAGGTGTGCTATCTGCATCAGGTAAGGTAACAGTTAACGGTAGCGGAACCGTAATTATGGGTGGCGATTCTACAGCCAGAGTCATCAACAGCAACCCCGGATTCCTGTTTATCGGCCGTGGTTATGGACATGGGCTGGGTATGTCCCAATGGGGCGTAAAGGGTATGGCAGACAGCGGGTATGATTACAAACAAATATTGCAACACTATTATCGCAACGTAACTATAGTTAAGGAATGA
- the queA gene encoding tRNA preQ1(34) S-adenosylmethionine ribosyltransferase-isomerase QueA yields the protein MNVDAYDFYLPEELIAQTPLPDRSSSRLLTVNRQNGDMSHRHFTDIVDELQAGDTLVLNDTRVIPARLFGIKEDTGAKAEVLLLKDLGDDRWEALVKPGKKLKTGAVIVFGEELRAVVEEEEDMGGRTLRFIYKGIFQEILDRLGTMPLPPYIKETLDDRERYQTVYARHEGSAAAPTAGLHFTKELMEQLTAKGVNITYITLHVGLGTFRPMSVERVEEHVMHAEYFSFSQETADILNAAMNRGSRIIAVGTTSCRTLETVGNLCEGGPLKECNGWTDIFIYPGYSFKVVNALITNFHLPKSTLVMLVSALAGRDHILDAYKEAIAEKYRFFSFGDAMFIY from the coding sequence ATGAATGTAGACGCCTATGATTTTTATTTGCCGGAGGAACTGATCGCTCAGACTCCGCTTCCCGACCGGAGTTCTTCCAGGCTACTGACGGTGAACCGGCAGAACGGTGATATGTCTCACCGGCATTTCACGGATATTGTTGATGAATTACAAGCCGGAGATACTCTCGTACTGAATGATACGAGAGTCATTCCTGCGCGCCTATTCGGAATTAAAGAGGACACAGGAGCGAAGGCTGAGGTTTTGCTCTTGAAAGATCTTGGCGATGATCGCTGGGAAGCTCTTGTGAAGCCAGGTAAGAAGCTGAAGACGGGTGCGGTTATCGTTTTTGGTGAAGAGCTTCGTGCAGTAGTTGAAGAAGAAGAAGATATGGGTGGACGGACTTTACGCTTTATATATAAGGGTATTTTCCAGGAAATATTGGACAGGCTGGGAACTATGCCGCTTCCCCCGTATATTAAGGAAACTTTGGATGATCGTGAACGTTATCAGACGGTGTATGCCCGGCATGAAGGCTCGGCAGCAGCTCCTACAGCAGGGCTTCATTTTACCAAAGAACTTATGGAACAGCTCACTGCAAAAGGTGTAAATATCACCTACATCACCCTCCATGTTGGACTGGGTACCTTTCGTCCAATGTCGGTAGAACGGGTGGAAGAACATGTGATGCATGCGGAATATTTCAGCTTTTCCCAAGAAACAGCCGATATATTAAATGCTGCTATGAATCGAGGCAGCCGGATTATCGCTGTCGGGACGACTTCTTGCCGCACCTTGGAGACGGTCGGTAACTTATGCGAAGGCGGCCCTCTGAAAGAATGCAATGGCTGGACAGATATTTTTATTTATCCAGGATATTCATTTAAAGTTGTTAATGCTCTGATCACTAACTTTCACTTGCCCAAATCCACACTGGTTATGCTGGTCAGTGCTTTAGCTGGCCGCGATCATATTCTTGACGCCTATAAAGAAGCAATAGCGGAGAAATACCGCTTCTTCAGCTTT
- the ruvC gene encoding crossover junction endodeoxyribonuclease RuvC has product MRILGIDPGLAIVGFGFVDKEANKLKPVQYGCIQTEAHTPEEERLLHVYEGMVQLIDKYKPDTVAIEKLFFSRNVSTALPVAQARGVIILAAVQRGLPVAEYTPMQVKQAVVGYGKAEKHQVQEMIKMLLKLSVVPKPDDVADALAVAVCHAHSYSLNSKLNEVLRK; this is encoded by the coding sequence TTGCGCATTCTTGGAATTGACCCGGGGCTGGCGATTGTGGGGTTCGGATTCGTGGACAAGGAGGCCAATAAACTGAAGCCAGTTCAATACGGCTGTATTCAGACAGAGGCTCACACACCGGAGGAAGAACGACTGCTTCATGTCTATGAAGGCATGGTTCAGCTGATTGATAAATATAAACCGGATACGGTAGCGATTGAAAAGCTGTTCTTCAGTCGAAATGTTTCGACCGCATTACCCGTTGCACAAGCTCGTGGCGTGATCATTCTGGCTGCTGTACAGCGCGGACTGCCCGTAGCGGAATATACTCCTATGCAGGTCAAGCAAGCCGTTGTCGGCTACGGCAAAGCAGAGAAACATCAGGTGCAGGAAATGATTAAGATGCTGCTGAAATTATCAGTAGTTCCGAAACCGGACGATGTAGCAGATGCTTTAGCAGTAGCGGTATGTCATGCCCATTCCTATAGTCTTAATTCCAAATTAAATGAGGTATTGCGAAAATGA
- a CDS encoding BofC C-terminal domain-containing protein, which yields MNAFRLKKQLWRRWRRWKKALWVGTACAALTILAWGGMRVPQEISGLLTHSSLQVNSGDEPAAAVWKAQEDIQEDKSVTLQNEQLLKIIAQSGISRTVHLKINYVSGEEIQTLPGVKDPVQLKALITEHQAWKGWLSTEGDLWLEKKVEDLSPSCKKDSYIGVDEHGNLTLFKGHPVKEEVLKTFFQMDMGSMKSSLPENIWKQLQEGIRVQDIEEYNSVLSTFSDYARDSAEQVMQSKD from the coding sequence GTGAACGCTTTTCGCTTAAAAAAACAACTTTGGCGGCGATGGAGACGTTGGAAAAAGGCGCTTTGGGTTGGAACGGCATGTGCGGCTTTGACAATATTGGCATGGGGCGGGATGCGGGTCCCGCAGGAAATCAGTGGTCTGTTGACCCATTCATCACTACAAGTGAATTCTGGGGATGAGCCGGCGGCAGCTGTATGGAAAGCACAAGAGGACATCCAGGAAGATAAATCAGTTACTTTACAGAATGAACAACTTCTGAAGATCATCGCCCAAAGCGGGATTAGCAGAACGGTTCACCTGAAAATAAACTACGTAAGCGGTGAGGAAATTCAGACGTTACCCGGAGTGAAAGATCCTGTTCAGCTTAAGGCTCTAATCACAGAGCACCAAGCATGGAAGGGTTGGCTAAGCACTGAAGGCGACTTATGGCTTGAAAAGAAAGTGGAAGATCTATCACCGTCCTGCAAAAAAGATTCCTACATTGGTGTGGATGAACACGGTAATCTAACCTTATTCAAGGGGCATCCGGTGAAGGAGGAGGTTCTAAAGACCTTTTTTCAGATGGATATGGGCTCCATGAAGTCCTCGTTACCGGAGAATATTTGGAAGCAGCTTCAGGAGGGGATTCGGGTTCAGGATATCGAAGAGTACAATAGTGTGCTGTCTACTTTTAGCGACTATGCAAGGGATAGTGCGGAACAAGTTATGCAAAGTAAGGATTAG
- the rd gene encoding rubredoxin produces MKKYICEPCGYIYDPAIGDPDEDVCPGTAFEDLPEDWICPVCGEDTSHFAPIEDK; encoded by the coding sequence ATGAAAAAATATATATGTGAGCCCTGTGGCTATATCTACGACCCGGCTATTGGTGATCCTGATGAAGATGTTTGTCCAGGTACAGCCTTTGAGGATCTCCCAGAGGATTGGATTTGTCCGGTCTGCGGAGAAGATACCAGTCACTTTGCGCCTATTGAAGATAAGTAA